A window from Pan paniscus chromosome 14, NHGRI_mPanPan1-v2.0_pri, whole genome shotgun sequence encodes these proteins:
- the SMIM2 gene encoding small integral membrane protein 2 has protein sequence MEAGERIDASQLPHRVLETRGHAISILFGFWTSFICDTYIVLAWISKIKGSPDVSASSDEPYARIQQSRRQCHAEEDQSQVPEAGDISTLSSLEAAILIEPLYCSYFDMRIFWYGSKIQPINVQLFKK, from the coding sequence ATGGAGGCTGGGGAGAGGATTGATGCCAGCCAGCTGCCTCACAGGGTGCTGGAAACACGTGGCCATGCCATTAGCATCCTGTTTGGCTTCTGGACGAGTTTCATCTGTGACACCTACATAGTCCTCGCTTGGATCAGCAAGATAAAAGGCAGCCCTGATGTTAGTGCCTCCTCTGATGAGCCATACGCCAGAATCCAGCAGAGCAGAAGGCAATGCCACGCAGAAGAGGACCAAAGTCAGGTGCCAGAAGCAGGTGACATCTCCACTCTCAGTTCTTTGGAGGCAGCTATTTTAATAGAACCACTTTACTGCAGCTATTTTGACATGAGGATATTTTGGTATGGCTCAAAGATTCAGCCGATAAatgttcagctttttaaaaaataa